In one window of Tenacibaculum mesophilum DNA:
- a CDS encoding Glu/Leu/Phe/Val family dehydrogenase: MTSEIIDTKDLKNDPVFGQLSFDNHEQIVFCNDEDTGLKAIIGIHNTTLGPALGGTRMWQYRSEWEALNDVLRLSRGMTYKSAVTGLNLGGGKAVIIGDAKTQKNDALMRKFGEFVNSLSGKYITAEDVGMETRDMDIIREVTPHVTGVSESIGGSGNPSPVTAYGVYMGMKAAAKYKFGTDNLDGKKVLVQGVGHVGETLVKHITDEGAQVILNDINEARLEELSKKYGANVVLGNDIFGLDVDIYAPCALGATINDESIAQLKAKVIAGAANNQLANELKHGTMLKEKGIAYAPDFLINAGGIINVYAEVVGYDKAESLKRTENIYNTTLEIFNLSEKENITTHQAAFNIAQARIDARKKEQNS, encoded by the coding sequence ATGACATCAGAAATCATTGATACTAAAGATCTTAAGAATGACCCAGTGTTCGGTCAGTTATCTTTTGACAATCACGAGCAAATCGTTTTTTGCAACGACGAAGATACAGGTTTAAAAGCAATTATCGGTATCCACAATACAACTTTAGGGCCTGCTTTAGGAGGTACTAGAATGTGGCAATATAGAAGTGAATGGGAAGCTTTAAACGATGTGTTACGTTTGTCTCGTGGTATGACTTACAAATCTGCTGTTACTGGATTAAACCTTGGAGGTGGTAAAGCAGTTATTATTGGTGATGCTAAAACTCAAAAAAATGACGCTTTAATGCGTAAATTTGGTGAGTTTGTTAATTCTTTAAGTGGAAAATATATTACTGCTGAAGATGTAGGAATGGAAACCCGTGACATGGATATAATCCGTGAAGTTACTCCACATGTAACAGGTGTTTCTGAAAGTATTGGAGGCTCTGGAAACCCTTCTCCTGTAACAGCTTATGGTGTTTACATGGGAATGAAAGCTGCAGCTAAATACAAGTTTGGAACTGATAACTTAGACGGTAAAAAAGTATTAGTTCAAGGTGTTGGTCATGTTGGAGAAACTTTAGTTAAACACATTACCGACGAAGGAGCTCAAGTTATTTTAAACGATATTAACGAGGCTCGTTTAGAAGAATTAAGTAAAAAATATGGTGCAAACGTAGTGTTAGGAAATGACATTTTTGGATTAGATGTTGATATTTACGCTCCATGTGCTTTAGGTGCTACTATTAATGATGAAAGTATCGCTCAATTAAAAGCTAAGGTAATTGCAGGTGCTGCTAACAACCAATTAGCAAATGAATTAAAACACGGTACAATGTTAAAAGAAAAGGGAATTGCTTATGCTCCTGATTTCTTAATTAACGCTGGTGGAATTATTAATGTATATGCTGAAGTTGTTGGTTACGATAAAGCTGAGAGCTTAAAAAGAACTGAAAACATTTACAATACTACATTAGAAATTTTTAATTTATCAGAAAAAGAGAATATCACTACACATCAAGCTGCTTTCAATATTGCACAAGCAAGAATTGATGCTCGCAAAAAAGAGCAAAATAGCTAG
- a CDS encoding chorismate-binding protein, whose amino-acid sequence MSIFLNIKEAFNKELPFVTYRKPNSSIIKGWFQQNNDVITSENYNESGFIFAPFDSREKAILIPRNQSTYVEEKVTIDDTQTNNNNHAPDTASEENHIQLVEKGIAAIKNQQFKKVVLSRKEKIELSDFSLINTFQKLLNNYPTAFVYVWYHPKIGLWLGATPETLVSIKDKNFTTMALAGTQVYNGTTNVTWQPKELEEQQFVTDYITDRLSDISLNITTSGIETIKAGKLLHLRTILNGKLKTNTASLIKSLHPTPAVCGMPLEASKQFILNNENYHRSFYTGFLGELNTDNKESHLFVNLRCMEVSNNTVYIYVGGGITNDSNTIKEWQETVAKTTTMKKVL is encoded by the coding sequence TTGAGTATTTTTTTAAACATAAAAGAAGCCTTCAACAAAGAATTACCTTTTGTTACTTACAGAAAGCCTAACAGTTCTATAATTAAAGGGTGGTTTCAACAAAACAACGATGTAATTACTTCTGAAAATTATAATGAGAGTGGATTTATTTTTGCTCCGTTTGACAGCAGAGAAAAAGCTATTTTAATTCCTAGAAATCAATCTACTTATGTTGAAGAAAAAGTTACTATTGACGATACTCAAACTAACAATAATAATCATGCTCCTGATACTGCTTCCGAAGAGAACCATATTCAACTGGTTGAAAAAGGAATAGCCGCTATTAAAAATCAGCAGTTTAAAAAAGTAGTTCTTTCCAGAAAAGAAAAAATTGAGTTATCAGATTTCAGCCTTATTAATACTTTTCAAAAACTTCTGAATAACTACCCAACAGCTTTTGTATATGTTTGGTATCATCCTAAAATTGGGTTATGGTTAGGAGCTACCCCAGAAACTTTAGTTAGTATTAAAGATAAAAATTTTACTACTATGGCTTTAGCGGGAACACAAGTTTACAATGGCACAACTAATGTTACTTGGCAGCCAAAAGAATTAGAAGAACAACAATTTGTAACTGACTACATCACTGATAGGTTATCTGATATTTCCTTAAACATTACAACATCTGGTATTGAAACTATAAAAGCGGGTAAATTACTCCATTTAAGAACCATTCTTAATGGAAAGTTAAAAACGAATACTGCTTCTTTAATCAAAAGCTTACATCCTACCCCTGCCGTTTGTGGAATGCCTTTAGAGGCTTCAAAACAATTTATTTTAAATAATGAAAACTATCACAGAAGCTTTTATACAGGTTTTTTAGGAGAATTAAATACCGACAATAAGGAAAGTCATTTATTTGTTAATCTTCGTTGTATGGAGGTTTCTAACAATACTGTGTATATTTATGTTGGAGGTGGAATTACAAACGACAGTAATACTATAAAAGAATGGCAAGAAACAGTAGCAAAAACTACTACTATGAAAAAAGTTTTATAG
- a CDS encoding DUF1573 domain-containing protein, with protein MKKIAVMVAFVVSAGMLVSCGQGNASSKVKKENLEKAEKRDSSIGLGAPVISFDKEEFDFGTVNEGEVVKTTFVVTNTGKSDLIITNAQASCGCTVPEWPKEAIAPGKTGNIKVSFNTNGRVNKQSKSITLTTNTEKGREIIKISGMVTPKNNNS; from the coding sequence ATGAAGAAAATAGCAGTAATGGTAGCATTTGTTGTTTCTGCAGGAATGTTAGTTTCGTGCGGACAGGGGAATGCTTCATCAAAAGTTAAAAAAGAAAATCTTGAAAAAGCAGAAAAAAGAGATAGCTCTATAGGTTTAGGAGCTCCTGTGATTTCTTTCGATAAAGAAGAATTTGACTTTGGTACTGTTAACGAAGGTGAAGTTGTTAAAACCACTTTCGTAGTAACAAATACTGGTAAGAGTGATTTAATTATTACAAATGCGCAGGCATCTTGTGGTTGTACTGTTCCTGAATGGCCAAAAGAAGCTATTGCTCCTGGTAAAACAGGAAATATTAAAGTTAGCTTCAATACCAATGGTAGAGTTAACAAACAATCTAAATCTATTACTTTAACTACCAACACAGAAAAAGGAAGAGAAATTATTAAAATTTCTGGAATGGTAACCCCAAAAAACAATAACTCATAA
- a CDS encoding sensor histidine kinase, with amino-acid sequence MGKKIFILIVVLMSISLIGIISIQVYWINDAIKNKKEQFKNNVKIALARTSENIKEREYLEFKQNYKDYFENNKLRTDAEITTFLFQQVDTVSKKKFSFGSTILEESIKMPNEFVDNDSIIIKRYSGKEDIYFSQIIKSENKDFKPFLDENRYSSFRTYNTWNDEVMEHAFRRSKAVFPINQRISNKELSNTLEEEFAKMNITQDFKYVVYEDGLATQLKSGYFNIQPEDINYPLLEDEDGNSNYKLYVKFPNEKKNLLSGMMKILILSLFFIGIIIAAFSTSLYQLIRQKKISEIKTDFINNMTHEFKTPIATINLALDAIKNPRIISDEEKVKRYVQMIRDENKRMHGQVENVLRISRLEKNQIEISKDAVDMHDIIEEAVEHIQLLTDDKKGSVTTHLKAISSEVLGNQFHLTNVVVNMLENALKYSESAPKIDVFSENTNKYFIFKIKDEGIGMSRNAQKYVFDKFYREHKGNIHNVKGHGLGLAYVKEIIDSHQGTVYVESEKGKGSTFTVKLPLI; translated from the coding sequence ATGGGCAAGAAAATTTTTATTCTCATTGTTGTTTTAATGAGTATTTCTCTAATAGGTATCATCTCCATTCAAGTATATTGGATAAATGATGCTATTAAAAATAAAAAGGAACAATTTAAAAATAATGTAAAAATTGCTTTAGCTCGTACCTCCGAAAATATTAAGGAAAGAGAGTATTTAGAATTTAAGCAAAATTATAAAGATTATTTTGAAAACAATAAACTCAGAACAGACGCAGAAATAACAACTTTTCTTTTCCAACAAGTTGATACTGTAAGTAAAAAAAAGTTTTCATTTGGTAGTACTATTTTAGAAGAAAGTATTAAAATGCCTAACGAGTTTGTTGATAATGATTCTATCATTATAAAACGTTACTCAGGAAAAGAAGATATTTATTTTTCACAAATAATAAAATCTGAAAACAAAGATTTTAAACCTTTTTTAGACGAAAATCGTTATTCTTCTTTCAGAACATATAACACATGGAATGATGAAGTTATGGAACATGCTTTTAGAAGAAGTAAAGCTGTGTTTCCTATTAATCAAAGAATAAGTAATAAGGAGCTAAGTAATACTTTAGAGGAAGAGTTTGCTAAAATGAATATTACACAAGATTTTAAATATGTTGTTTATGAAGATGGTTTAGCTACTCAATTAAAATCTGGGTATTTTAATATACAACCAGAGGATATTAATTACCCTTTACTAGAAGATGAAGACGGAAATAGCAATTATAAGCTATATGTTAAGTTTCCTAATGAAAAAAAGAACCTGTTATCAGGTATGATGAAAATATTGATACTATCTTTATTTTTTATAGGAATTATTATTGCTGCTTTTTCCACCTCATTGTATCAGTTAATTCGCCAAAAAAAGATTTCTGAAATAAAAACAGATTTCATTAACAATATGACACATGAGTTTAAAACACCTATTGCTACCATAAACTTGGCTTTAGATGCTATTAAAAACCCAAGAATTATATCAGATGAAGAAAAGGTGAAACGGTATGTTCAAATGATTCGTGATGAAAACAAACGAATGCACGGGCAGGTAGAAAATGTATTACGAATTTCAAGGTTAGAAAAAAATCAAATAGAAATTAGTAAGGATGCAGTAGACATGCACGATATAATTGAAGAAGCTGTTGAACATATACAACTATTAACTGATGATAAAAAAGGAAGTGTTACAACGCACCTCAAAGCTATTTCTTCTGAAGTACTTGGTAATCAGTTTCATCTAACAAATGTAGTTGTTAACATGTTGGAAAATGCTTTAAAATATTCTGAAAGTGCACCTAAAATAGATGTATTTTCTGAAAACACAAATAAATACTTTATCTTTAAGATTAAAGACGAAGGTATAGGAATGAGCAGAAATGCTCAAAAGTATGTGTTCGATAAATTTTACAGAGAACATAAAGGGAATATACACAATGTAAAAGGTCATGGATTAGGTTTAGCTTATGTAAAAGAAATCATAGACAGTCACCAAGGTACCGTTTACGTTGAAAGTGAAAAAGGGAAAGGAAGCACATTTACAGTTAAATTACCATTAATATAA
- the yajC gene encoding preprotein translocase subunit YajC, which yields MFETIFLQASSQESLMNMLPFVAMIAVFYFLIIRPQMRRQKKEKLFQAEIKKGAKIVTTSGIHGKIVEINDTDNTVTIETGAGKIKFERSAISMEMSKKHTSEAKK from the coding sequence ATGTTCGAAACTATCTTCTTACAAGCTAGCTCTCAAGAAAGCTTAATGAATATGCTTCCTTTTGTAGCAATGATTGCTGTTTTTTACTTTTTAATTATTCGTCCACAAATGAGACGTCAAAAAAAAGAAAAACTATTTCAAGCAGAAATTAAAAAAGGAGCTAAAATAGTTACCACCAGTGGAATTCATGGTAAAATTGTAGAAATTAATGATACCGATAACACCGTTACTATTGAAACAGGAGCTGGTAAAATAAAGTTTGAACGTTCAGCCATTTCTATGGAAATGAGTAAAAAACATACTTCAGAAGCTAAAAAATAA
- a CDS encoding ABC transporter ATP-binding protein, whose protein sequence is MKALQYLNKYFVKYKWRLLLGVFITVLAKIFTLKVPNYVLTSLNVVEDYQLGKITEISEVKSILFTNILLIVGVTLLGGFFTFLMRQTIIVMSRLIEFDLKNEIYQQYQRLSLNFYKQNRTGDLMNRISEDVSKVRMYFGPAIMYSLNMLVSFAVGFTQMYAISPKLTLYTMIPFPVLSVSVFILSKQINKRSTVVQQYLSKLTTFNQEFFSGINVVKSYAIESAVINNFDTLADASKDKNINLYKVQALFFPLMILLIGISNIIVLYVGGTLYINEEIKVGAIGAFVMYVNILTWPVAVVGWVTSMVQQAEASQERINEFLEQVPEIENANEGETIIEGDIEFNHVSLAYEDTNITALKDVSFKVEKGETLAILGKTGSGKSSIINLVSRLYDTTGGTVLMDGKDIKTCNLYDLRNQIGFVPQEPFLFSDTIENNIKFGKEDATEEEIIEAAKNAVIHDNIIDFKQGYKTILGERGVTLSGGQKQRTSIARAIIKDPKILIFDDCLSAVDTETEEKILSNLERVSSDKTTIIISHRVSSAKNADKIIILDEGKIIQQGVHNQLVKEKGYYKDLYEQQLLEKEI, encoded by the coding sequence TTGAAAGCATTACAATACTTAAACAAGTACTTTGTTAAATACAAATGGAGGTTATTATTAGGAGTTTTTATAACTGTATTAGCTAAAATATTTACATTAAAAGTGCCTAATTATGTGTTAACTTCTTTAAATGTTGTGGAAGATTATCAATTAGGTAAAATAACTGAAATATCAGAAGTTAAAAGTATCCTTTTTACAAATATTTTGCTTATAGTAGGGGTAACACTGTTAGGTGGTTTCTTTACATTCTTAATGCGTCAAACTATAATTGTAATGTCTCGATTAATAGAGTTTGATTTAAAAAATGAAATTTATCAGCAATATCAACGACTGTCACTTAATTTTTACAAACAAAATAGAACTGGTGATTTAATGAACCGTATTAGTGAAGATGTTTCTAAAGTTCGTATGTATTTTGGACCAGCTATCATGTATTCATTAAATATGTTAGTGTCTTTTGCAGTCGGTTTTACTCAAATGTATGCAATATCACCAAAGCTCACCTTGTATACAATGATACCTTTTCCTGTTTTATCAGTATCAGTATTTATTTTAAGCAAGCAGATTAATAAACGAAGTACAGTAGTTCAGCAATACCTTTCAAAATTAACAACGTTTAATCAGGAGTTTTTCTCTGGTATTAATGTAGTAAAATCATATGCAATAGAAAGCGCTGTGATTAATAACTTCGATACGTTGGCAGATGCTAGTAAAGATAAAAATATAAACCTATATAAAGTACAAGCGTTATTTTTTCCATTAATGATTTTATTAATAGGAATTAGTAATATCATTGTTTTGTATGTTGGTGGTACTTTATATATTAATGAAGAAATTAAAGTAGGAGCCATTGGTGCTTTTGTTATGTATGTAAATATTTTAACATGGCCAGTAGCTGTAGTTGGTTGGGTAACTTCAATGGTGCAGCAGGCTGAAGCTTCTCAAGAAAGAATTAATGAATTTTTAGAACAAGTTCCTGAAATTGAAAATGCAAATGAAGGAGAAACTATCATTGAAGGAGATATTGAGTTTAATCATGTTTCTTTAGCCTATGAAGACACAAATATCACAGCGTTAAAAGATGTAAGTTTTAAGGTAGAAAAAGGAGAAACACTAGCAATATTAGGAAAAACAGGAAGTGGTAAGTCATCTATAATCAACTTAGTTTCACGTTTGTATGATACTACAGGAGGGACTGTATTAATGGACGGAAAAGATATTAAAACCTGCAATTTATATGATCTAAGAAATCAAATTGGTTTTGTGCCGCAAGAACCGTTCTTGTTTTCAGATACCATTGAAAACAATATAAAATTTGGAAAAGAAGACGCTACAGAAGAAGAAATTATAGAAGCAGCCAAAAACGCGGTTATACACGATAATATTATCGATTTTAAACAAGGCTATAAAACTATTTTAGGAGAGCGTGGTGTTACGCTTTCTGGAGGGCAAAAGCAACGAACTTCTATAGCAAGAGCCATTATAAAAGATCCTAAAATTTTAATTTTTGACGATTGTCTATCAGCTGTAGATACTGAGACTGAAGAGAAAATTTTATCAAATTTAGAAAGAGTTTCTAGTGATAAAACAACGATAATAATAAGCCATAGGGTATCATCTGCAAAAAATGCAGATAAAATAATAATATTAGATGAAGGAAAGATTATTCAGCAAGGTGTTCACAATCAATTAGTAAAAGAAAAAGGGTATTATAAAGATTTATACGAACAACAGCTTTTAGAAAAAGAAATATAG
- a CDS encoding PaaI family thioesterase translates to MNKQASLTVLNSYNKNTLMETLEIEFVDVGDDFITAKMPVTSKVHQPYGILHGGATAALAESVGSCASAFFLRDSNKIIKGIELSINHVKSKREGHVFATAKAIHKGRTTHLWEVRIVDEDDNLISLCKITNIVLDKQ, encoded by the coding sequence ATGAATAAGCAAGCATCTCTTACAGTCTTAAACAGTTACAACAAAAACACCTTGATGGAAACTTTAGAAATAGAGTTTGTTGATGTAGGAGATGATTTTATTACAGCAAAAATGCCTGTGACATCTAAAGTACATCAACCCTATGGAATATTACATGGTGGTGCTACAGCTGCTTTAGCAGAATCGGTTGGTAGTTGTGCTTCTGCATTTTTTTTAAGAGACTCTAATAAAATTATCAAAGGAATTGAGCTGAGTATCAATCATGTAAAAAGTAAGAGAGAAGGACATGTTTTCGCTACTGCTAAGGCAATTCATAAAGGTAGAACTACACATTTGTGGGAAGTGAGAATTGTTGATGAGGATGACAATTTGATTTCACTTTGTAAGATTACCAATATTGTTTTAGATAAACAATAG
- the coaE gene encoding dephospho-CoA kinase (Dephospho-CoA kinase (CoaE) performs the final step in coenzyme A biosynthesis.): MVIGLTGGIGSGKSTVINIFSEFENIAIYIADDEAKKLMNTSKRIKEQLITEFGEEVYINHKLNRPYLASIVFNNKKKLAILNAIVHPAVNKHLQQFLKKNSIKDYILYENAILFENGSDSFCDKIITITAPEHIRIERVIKRDRTTIQEVKNRIKNQWSETKKILQSNYLINNISLLKTKDEVLKIHNYLTKSRK, from the coding sequence ATGGTAATAGGTTTAACAGGAGGAATTGGTAGTGGAAAATCTACTGTAATTAATATCTTTTCAGAATTTGAAAATATTGCTATTTATATTGCTGATGATGAAGCCAAAAAGTTAATGAACACATCAAAAAGGATAAAAGAACAATTAATCACTGAATTTGGAGAGGAAGTATATATAAACCACAAACTAAATAGGCCTTATTTAGCCTCAATAGTTTTTAATAACAAGAAAAAGTTAGCTATTCTTAATGCTATTGTACACCCTGCTGTTAACAAACATTTGCAACAGTTCTTAAAAAAAAATAGTATTAAAGATTATATATTATACGAAAATGCAATTCTTTTCGAAAACGGAAGTGACTCTTTTTGTGATAAAATAATTACAATAACCGCTCCAGAGCATATAAGAATTGAACGCGTTATCAAAAGAGATAGGACTACAATACAAGAGGTAAAAAATAGAATTAAAAACCAATGGAGTGAAACAAAAAAAATACTACAATCTAATTATTTAATTAACAATATTTCACTATTAAAAACAAAAGATGAAGTATTAAAAATCCATAATTATTTAACAAAAAGTAGAAAATAA
- a CDS encoding alpha/beta fold hydrolase encodes MKLLKKILKTVGIALFVLFLVLYYLFWNFSAPKSDIKVLEKFSGSSAIPVLTYENFKGFEYRKLSIIKDTTLPTLVFVHGTIGSSTDFVKYMKDSALLNKANMISYDRIGYNYQDKNPVQESIAFERDMLKNILHNINPDKTILVGYSYGGPIALAIQEKVRKVILLAPAIYSEVEPMPWSLNLYKWKITRWLVPPIWQEASKEKLSHKQDLQLFENNWKSTPNNIVSIHGTNDWIVPFENSLFLKEQFPENQFELISVPDASHGFIWSKFDTIKEHLIQQLD; translated from the coding sequence ATGAAGTTGCTAAAAAAAATCTTAAAAACCGTTGGAATTGCTCTCTTTGTGCTTTTCCTTGTTTTATATTATTTATTCTGGAATTTTTCTGCTCCTAAATCTGATATAAAAGTACTTGAAAAATTTTCAGGAAGCTCTGCTATTCCCGTCCTTACTTATGAAAACTTTAAAGGGTTTGAGTACAGAAAGCTTTCAATCATAAAAGATACTACTTTACCTACACTGGTTTTTGTTCACGGAACGATAGGTTCTTCTACTGATTTTGTAAAATATATGAAGGATAGCGCATTGCTTAATAAAGCTAATATGATTTCATATGACAGAATTGGTTACAATTATCAAGACAAAAATCCGGTTCAAGAAAGTATTGCTTTTGAGCGTGACATGCTAAAGAATATTTTACATAATATTAACCCCGATAAAACGATTCTTGTAGGTTATTCTTATGGAGGACCTATTGCCTTAGCTATACAAGAAAAAGTTAGAAAAGTAATTTTGCTGGCTCCTGCTATATATAGTGAAGTAGAACCCATGCCATGGTCTTTAAATTTATATAAATGGAAAATTACTCGATGGTTGGTTCCTCCAATATGGCAAGAAGCGAGCAAAGAAAAGTTATCTCATAAACAAGATTTACAACTATTTGAAAACAACTGGAAATCTACCCCTAACAACATAGTAAGTATTCATGGAACTAATGATTGGATTGTACCTTTTGAAAACTCTTTATTTTTAAAAGAACAGTTTCCTGAAAATCAGTTTGAGTTAATTAGCGTTCCTGATGCTAGTCATGGATTTATTTGGAGTAAATTTGACACGATTAAAGAACATTTAATACAACAATTAGATTGA
- the nusB gene encoding transcription antitermination factor NusB → MINRRHIRVKVMQSVYAMQQSHSDDLVKEEKFLKHSIQKMYDLYVLNLQLLVEVQKLARKRIELSKKKILATKEELNPNTKFIDNKLLNSLNESVSLEGYVELNKLNYWDLDDEYVKILLDELQRSDLYKKYMDTVENSYNIDKAFVIDFFRDIVAPNEKLADYFEDKMISWVDDIPFVNTWILKSLNKQKVNKPFILGSLYKDNDDKVFVSDLFTKTMLHQHKYEEDIKEKTPNWEADRIADIDMIIIKMAITEFLHFPSIPSRVTINEYIELAKDYSTNKSGYFINGVLDKLAKDYLSSNKMVKIGRGLL, encoded by the coding sequence ATGATTAACAGAAGACATATTCGTGTTAAAGTAATGCAGTCGGTTTATGCGATGCAGCAATCGCATAGCGATGATTTAGTTAAGGAAGAAAAATTCTTAAAACACAGCATTCAAAAAATGTACGATTTGTACGTTTTAAACCTTCAATTATTAGTTGAAGTACAAAAATTAGCTCGTAAGAGAATAGAGCTTTCTAAAAAGAAAATACTAGCTACAAAAGAGGAACTCAACCCAAATACAAAATTTATAGACAATAAACTTTTAAACTCACTTAATGAAAGTGTAAGTTTAGAAGGGTATGTTGAGCTTAACAAGCTTAATTATTGGGATCTTGATGATGAGTATGTAAAAATCTTATTAGATGAATTACAAAGAAGTGACCTTTATAAAAAGTACATGGACACTGTTGAAAACTCTTACAACATAGATAAAGCCTTTGTCATTGACTTTTTTAGAGATATAGTAGCCCCTAATGAAAAGTTAGCTGATTATTTTGAAGATAAAATGATTTCTTGGGTTGATGATATTCCTTTTGTAAATACTTGGATTCTTAAATCTTTAAACAAACAAAAAGTAAATAAGCCTTTCATATTAGGTAGTTTGTATAAAGACAATGATGATAAAGTTTTTGTTTCTGATTTGTTTACAAAAACAATGTTACATCAACACAAATACGAAGAGGACATTAAAGAGAAAACTCCTAACTGGGAAGCTGATAGGATTGCTGATATTGATATGATTATTATTAAAATGGCTATTACAGAATTTTTACACTTCCCTTCAATTCCAAGTAGAGTTACCATAAATGAATATATTGAGTTAGCAAAAGATTATTCAACAAACAAAAGTGGTTACTTTATTAATGGAGTTTTAGATAAATTAGCCAAAGACTATCTAAGTTCAAATAAGATGGTTAAAATAGGTAGAGGTTTATTATAA
- a CDS encoding PUR family DNA/RNA-binding protein encodes MSERVEQEEIFSQVLRAGRRTYFFDVRSTKADDYYLTVTESKKFTHDDGSFHYQKHKIYLYKEDFSDFKEMLNKATDFIVNEKGSEVISERHQKDYKKEENVTTEVASTESFTDVSFDDI; translated from the coding sequence ATGAGCGAGAGAGTAGAACAAGAGGAAATCTTTTCACAGGTTTTAAGAGCAGGAAGAAGAACATATTTTTTTGATGTTAGATCTACAAAGGCAGATGATTATTATTTAACAGTGACTGAGAGTAAGAAGTTTACTCATGATGATGGTTCTTTTCATTATCAAAAACATAAAATTTACTTATATAAAGAGGATTTTAGTGATTTTAAAGAGATGTTGAACAAGGCAACAGACTTTATTGTAAACGAAAAAGGATCTGAAGTTATAAGTGAACGTCATCAAAAAGACTATAAAAAAGAAGAAAACGTAACTACAGAAGTAGCTTCTACAGAAAGCTTTACAGACGTTTCTTTCGACGATATTTAA
- a CDS encoding YbbR-like domain-containing protein: protein MKTKFNIPKTFFGFLTVSIFFWLLINLSKEYNTTIVYDIEYTQLPQQKTLIETPIKKIPLKLKSSGYNLLITSINHTPIKLDLKKASKKRGTNYYFLSKNLFNEIQEQLKSNIELIKIEKDTIPLKIGFLSSKKVPLKPNLNISFQLGYDFSKPITIVPDSVLISGDEAYVTETNFLNLKNITLENLSKNTSINSSIILPKDLKLKLSHSTAQINIAVDKFTEGEIEVPIFVKNAPKGINIFPKKVKVIYKVGLQNFNDITSDLFIVECDYLQSKKKEINYLIPKIKDIPKTVDLVRIVPEKVDFLIYK, encoded by the coding sequence TTGAAAACAAAATTTAACATACCTAAAACATTTTTTGGCTTTTTAACCGTATCTATATTTTTCTGGTTGCTTATTAATTTATCAAAGGAGTATAATACAACTATAGTATATGATATTGAATACACACAACTTCCGCAACAAAAAACATTAATAGAAACACCAATAAAAAAAATTCCTTTAAAATTAAAAAGTAGTGGATACAATCTTTTAATTACTAGTATTAACCATACCCCCATTAAACTAGACCTAAAAAAAGCTTCAAAAAAAAGGGGTACAAATTACTATTTTTTATCGAAAAACCTTTTTAATGAAATTCAAGAACAACTAAAATCAAATATTGAATTAATTAAAATAGAAAAAGACACCATTCCTTTAAAAATTGGTTTTCTCAGCTCAAAAAAAGTTCCCTTAAAACCAAATTTAAACATTTCTTTTCAGCTAGGATATGACTTTTCTAAACCCATAACAATTGTACCTGACAGTGTTTTAATCTCTGGTGATGAAGCCTATGTTACTGAGACTAATTTTTTAAATTTAAAAAACATTACATTAGAAAACTTATCTAAAAATACTAGTATCAACTCTTCTATTATTTTACCGAAAGACTTAAAGCTTAAATTGAGTCATTCTACTGCACAAATTAACATTGCTGTTGATAAATTTACAGAAGGTGAAATTGAAGTTCCTATTTTTGTTAAAAATGCACCCAAAGGAATTAATATATTCCCCAAAAAGGTTAAGGTTATATACAAAGTGGGCTTGCAAAACTTTAATGACATTACCTCCGATTTATTTATAGTTGAATGTGATTATTTACAATCTAAAAAAAAAGAAATAAACTATCTTATTCCTAAAATAAAAGACATCCCTAAAACGGTAGATTTAGTGAGAATAGTTCCAGAAAAAGTTGATTTTTTAATATACAAATAG